One window of Alteromonas sp. LMIT006 genomic DNA carries:
- a CDS encoding DUF3644 domain-containing protein, whose product MARNYNQIKLAETLREFEVNGTIFTADMIVEQTTYSKNSVNKYINEKLLDKYVFHAGSRTKYRCEGIAALSNEEFLAVMSQSAKAKKKTPEEQFYEKLIGRSLDAFTLALEVYNRPSMKNRVEAFTIMIVNAWELLLKAEILKVEGYDKIFYDNDRSLSVSDALKRRLQEKDPVRINLETLVDLRDQAVHLLMPELQPQLSRLFQATVLNYQTRYKNEMGNAPLAGQSVGMLSLVLDGPKPEIALIQKQYGKHTANSVSKFINRFDKTAKEVDSTEFSIPIDYRLALVKREDESDLSLSVGDEGEGAIIITKTKDPELTHPYHQKEALDEINKRQDIAFIKSGAFQAVISKHKIKKQKKSEFRYEIDGRPRYSEKFIVWFVENLMQPNWLDSAKEFRKKQLRNK is encoded by the coding sequence ATGGCAAGGAATTATAACCAGATAAAACTAGCAGAAACTTTACGAGAATTTGAAGTAAACGGCACTATTTTCACTGCTGATATGATTGTAGAGCAGACAACATATAGCAAAAACTCAGTCAATAAATACATAAATGAAAAGCTTTTAGATAAGTATGTTTTTCACGCTGGCTCCCGCACTAAATATAGGTGTGAAGGAATCGCAGCACTTTCAAATGAAGAGTTTCTGGCTGTTATGAGTCAGTCTGCGAAAGCTAAGAAGAAGACACCCGAAGAACAATTTTACGAGAAATTGATTGGTCGAAGTCTTGATGCGTTCACGTTGGCGCTAGAAGTATACAATCGTCCAAGTATGAAGAATAGAGTCGAAGCATTTACTATTATGATAGTTAATGCTTGGGAGTTATTGTTAAAAGCGGAGATCTTAAAGGTCGAAGGATATGACAAGATTTTCTATGACAATGATAGAAGTCTTTCTGTTTCCGATGCTTTAAAACGAAGGCTTCAAGAGAAAGATCCTGTACGTATAAATTTGGAAACACTAGTAGACTTGCGAGATCAAGCTGTTCATTTGTTAATGCCTGAATTGCAACCGCAGCTATCACGGCTGTTTCAAGCAACCGTCTTGAACTATCAAACCAGATATAAAAATGAAATGGGTAATGCGCCTTTGGCTGGGCAAAGTGTCGGTATGTTAAGCCTTGTACTTGATGGCCCCAAGCCAGAAATAGCCCTTATTCAAAAGCAATATGGCAAGCATACCGCCAATTCTGTTTCTAAATTCATTAATAGGTTTGATAAAACAGCCAAGGAAGTTGATTCAACTGAATTTTCGATACCAATTGATTATCGACTTGCTCTTGTTAAGCGAGAGGATGAAAGTGACCTTTCTTTAAGCGTGGGAGATGAAGGTGAAGGTGCGATAATAATTACTAAAACCAAAGACCCAGAGTTGACTCATCCATATCATCAGAAAGAAGCTTTAGACGAGATTAACAAACGGCAAGATATCGCATTTATAAAAAGCGGAGCATTTCAGGCTGTAATAAGTAAACACAAGATCAAAAAGCAAAAGAAATCCGAATTTCGATATGAAATTGATGGGAGACCCCGCTACTCAGAAAAGTTTATTGTGTGGTTTGTAGAAAATTTAATGCAGCCTAATTGGTTGGATTCTGCTAAAGAATTTCGTAAAAAACAACTGAGAAACAAATAA
- a CDS encoding recombinase family protein: MSQINYVAYYRVSTVKQGKAGLGMQAQKQAISDFLRLHNGILVAEYTEVGSGKASDRPEFERAVEYAQLANAVLLVAKLDRLSRDLHFITDLQKKGVRFKLADFPDIDQLTIHILAAMAQHEAQMISQRTKAALSAAKLRGVKLGNPQLSVVVILTLFLQLKPVRLLKALGDKKSSRSSIICKLSTRKPIRSNWPTCSINVGYAVIVTSLSAVPSCHDYCVRLNHTRQAHPCLFIQSIKQHFIPEIMMKYSYIDQAFIDNLPTPKDKIKAEYRADNLPKGFRIEIRQTSKGVGTYRYRTKEKDHNLGRSDRLSLEEALQKVAQLIPQSSQSPHSPLSPPITQTSHMSMLSLNAFWEQYYWPHVKTRLRTFRNIESMWRLRLKPTFGCQQLEEIKVIDIERFQTNLLEQNLSGSHITGHLKLLSRMFTLAIQWELVTKNPCDKVEYIKFDNQKERFLTPQEQQRFIEVLIQHPERPVNLLMIFLLVTGVRSGVAKALQWSWVDMNSCTITVPPSVAKNKKQNVILLNTTAMDILSRVLGMHCTYVFINPVTQKPYNDFKKSFKSALREADIPQTVRIHDLRHTFCSNLVSSNVSLASVQQLANHACYTTTLRYAKISQETLRNACQVAAIEL, from the coding sequence ATGAGTCAAATTAACTATGTGGCTTATTACCGAGTCTCGACGGTGAAGCAAGGAAAAGCTGGCTTAGGAATGCAAGCTCAAAAACAGGCCATAAGTGATTTTCTAAGGCTACACAATGGCATCTTAGTGGCTGAGTATACAGAGGTTGGTTCGGGCAAAGCCTCTGACCGTCCAGAGTTTGAAAGGGCTGTGGAATATGCTCAACTGGCTAATGCTGTTTTGTTAGTGGCTAAACTAGATAGGCTAAGCCGAGACTTACACTTTATTACTGACTTACAGAAAAAAGGGGTCCGCTTTAAACTCGCTGATTTCCCTGACATCGACCAACTGACGATTCATATCTTGGCTGCAATGGCCCAACATGAAGCGCAGATGATTTCGCAACGAACTAAAGCAGCCCTTAGTGCGGCAAAGTTGCGTGGTGTGAAATTGGGTAACCCCCAACTGAGCGTTGTCGTAATACTGACACTATTTCTGCAACTCAAGCCCGTACGTCTGCTCAAGGCGCTTGGCGACAAAAAATCATCAAGGTCATCCATCATCTGCAAGCTCAGTACCCGCAAGCCAATACGGTCGAACTGGCCCACTTGCTCAATCAACGTGGGTTATGCAGTTATCGTAACAAGCCTTTCAGCAGTGCCATCGTGTCACGACTACTGCGTCAGGCTTAATCATACAAGGCAGGCTCACCCCTGCCTTTTCATTCAAAGCATTAAACAACATTTTATACCGGAGATAATGATGAAATACTCATATATTGACCAAGCTTTTATTGATAATTTACCCACACCAAAGGACAAGATTAAGGCGGAGTATCGAGCGGACAATTTACCGAAAGGCTTTCGCATCGAGATACGTCAGACGTCAAAAGGGGTGGGGACATATCGCTACCGCACCAAAGAAAAAGACCACAACTTAGGACGTTCCGATAGGCTTTCATTGGAAGAAGCATTACAAAAAGTGGCTCAGCTCATCCCTCAATCCAGCCAATCCCCTCATTCCCCCCTTTCACCACCCATTACCCAGACGAGTCATATGTCAATGTTGAGCTTGAATGCGTTTTGGGAGCAGTATTATTGGCCACATGTCAAAACCCGATTGCGCACATTTAGGAATATTGAGTCGATGTGGCGACTTCGTCTTAAGCCAACTTTTGGATGTCAGCAGCTTGAGGAGATTAAGGTGATAGATATAGAGCGGTTTCAAACTAATTTGTTAGAGCAAAATTTATCAGGTAGTCATATTACCGGACACTTAAAGTTATTGAGTCGCATGTTTACATTGGCAATACAATGGGAGCTTGTCACTAAGAACCCATGTGATAAGGTTGAGTACATTAAGTTTGATAATCAAAAAGAGCGCTTTTTAACGCCTCAAGAGCAACAGCGTTTTATCGAAGTCCTCATCCAGCACCCTGAGCGCCCGGTTAACCTATTGATGATATTCTTACTGGTAACGGGAGTAAGAAGTGGGGTAGCAAAAGCGCTTCAATGGTCTTGGGTCGATATGAATAGCTGCACAATAACGGTTCCACCTAGTGTCGCTAAGAATAAAAAGCAAAATGTGATCTTACTCAACACAACCGCCATGGATATCTTATCCCGAGTGTTAGGAATGCATTGTACTTATGTGTTTATTAATCCTGTGACGCAAAAGCCATATAACGATTTTAAAAAGTCGTTTAAGAGTGCTTTAAGGGAGGCTGATATACCTCAGACTGTGCGTATACATGACCTACGTCATACGTTTTGTAGTAATCTTGTATCGAGCAACGTTTCATTAGCGAGTGTTCAACAGTTAGCGAATCATGCCTGTTATACCACCACCCTTAGATATGCAAAAATATCTCAGGAGACGCTTAGAAACGCCTGCCAAGTGGCCGCCATTGAGCTTTAA